The following proteins are encoded in a genomic region of Channa argus isolate prfri chromosome 3, Channa argus male v1.0, whole genome shotgun sequence:
- the LOC137124533 gene encoding uncharacterized protein, protein MTTFMVICLMISHIFFFSMRCIRWISWMMKAIHLLLLNTVAQIAAAKYHSICPTKLLESNEGDNVTLQCFLQPTLSLSAHTVEWKRADQNKVVHLYRHRKDDPDPQMGQYKNRTNLNHEDLGRGVLDLKLSSVQLSDSGQYRCNVPKLEVTCVITLIVEKRVQKNQTDNGDSRPTQPPQKDVTQPSNRGAEQISVICGPIVVVSIILLLFIGLKRKAIKKCTEQLRGRKRPEPEVAAGGSTGEMLDPTSGEASDNLKKPAENRSENIIYSEA, encoded by the exons ATGACGACGTTTATGGTGATTTGCTTGATGATTTcccacatattttttttctctatgaGGTGCATTCGCTGGATTAGCTGGATGATGAAGGCCATTCATCTGCTTTTACTGAACACCGTCGCGCAAATTGCAGCGG CAAAGTATCACAGCATTTGCCCGACTAAGCTGCTCGAGTCGAACGAAGGTGATAATGTTACTCTACAGTGTTTCCTGCAGCCCACCCTCAGCCTGTCTGCTCATACCGTGGAGTGGAAGAGAGCCGACCAAAACAAAGTCGTCCACTTGTATCGCCATAGAAAGGATGACCCTGATCCACAGATGGGCCAGTACAAAAACAGGACCAACCTGAACCACGAAGACCTGGGCAGAGGAGTTTTGGACCTGAAGCTCTCCTCCGTACAGCTGTCTGACAGTGGACAGTACAGATGTAACGTCCCCAAACTGGAAGTCACTTGTGTTATTACTCTCATTGTGG agaaaagagtCCAAAAGAACCAGACAGACAACGGTGATTCCCGACCGACCCAACCCCCACAGAAAGACGTGACCCAACCAAGCAACCGCG GTGCTGAACAGATAAGCGTCATCTGTGGTCCCATTGTGGTCGTCAGCATCATTTTGCTACTTTTCATTGGTCTAAAGCGCAAAGCAATCA AGAAGTGTACAGAGCAGCTCAGAGGAAGGAAGAGGCCAGAGCCAGAGGTGGCAGCAGGTGGATCTACAGGGGAAATGTTGGACCCCACCTCAGGAGAAGCCAGTGACAACCTaaagaaacctgcagaaaaccGCTCAGAAAACATCATCTACAGCGAGGCGTAG